The following proteins are encoded in a genomic region of Coffea eugenioides isolate CCC68of chromosome 6, Ceug_1.0, whole genome shotgun sequence:
- the LOC113773589 gene encoding calmodulin-binding protein 60 B-like, with amino-acid sequence MQTRKRILEGEDDQQQERKRPALASVIVEALKVDSLQKLCSSLEPILRRVVSEEVERALAKLGPAKLTGRSSSPKRIEGPDGRNLQLHFRSRLSLPLFTGGKVEGEQGAAIHVVLIDTNTGHVVTSGPESSVKLDVIVLEGDFNTEDDESWTQEEFESHVVKEREGKRPLLTGDLQVTLKEGVGTIGELTFTDNSSWIRSRKFRLGLKVASGYCEGIRVREAKTEAFTVKDHRGELYKKHYPPALNDDVWRLEKIGKDGSFHKRLNNAGIFSVEDFLRLVVRDPQKLRTILGSGMSNKMWDALIEHAKTCALSGKLYVYYSDDSRNVGVVFNNIYELSGLIASEQYFPADSLSDSQKLYVDGLVKKAYDNWNLVIEYDGKSLLNFKQNKKSSASRDELPVGPVDYPNALDNQLSDPPRLPVPVPSEPSPVDPNMLIGGKVNL; translated from the exons ATGCAGACTAGGAAGAGGATTTTGGAGGGTGAGGATGACCAACAGCAGGAACGAAAACGGCCTGCTCTGGCTAG TGTCATTGTGGAAGCTCTAAAGGTGGATAGTCTTCAGAAACTCTGCTCATCCTTGGAGCCAATTCTTCGTAGAGTT GTTAGCGAAGAAGTTGAACGTGCTTTGGCAAAGCTTGGTCCTGCCAAACTCACTGGAAG GTCGTCGTCACCTAAACGAATTGAAGGGCCAGATGGAAGAAATTTACAGCTGCATTTTAGGTCCAGACTTTCACTGCCTCTCTTTACTGGGGGTAAAGTAGAAGGGGAGCAGGGAGCCGCAATTCATGTTGTCTTGATTGATACAAATACAGGGCATGTTGTCACTTCTGGACCTGAATCGTCTGTTAAGCTGGATGTTATTGTGCTAGAAGGTGATTTTAACACTGAAGATGATGAAAGCTGGACTCAAGAAGAATTTGAAAGCCATGTTGTGAAAGAGCGGGAAGGAAAGAGACCATTGTTGACTGGCGATCTACAAGTGACACTCAAGGAAGGTGTGGGAACTATAGGAGAGCTTACCTTCACTGATAATTCAAGTTGGATAAGGAGTAGGAAGTTCAGACTTGGCCTCAAGGTTGCATCAGGATATTGTGAAGGCATACGAGTTCGTGAAGCAAAGACTGAGGCTTTCACTGTCAAAGATCACAGAGGGGAAT TGTACAAAAAGCATTATCCACCTGCGTTGAATGATGATGTATGGAGATTGGAGAAGATTGGCAAGGATGGATCATTCCATAAAAGACTAAACAATGCAGGGATATTTTCAGTTGAAGACTTCCTTAGGCTTGTGGTCAGAGACCCTCAGAAGCTGCGAACT ATTCTTGGCAGTGGTATGTCAAATAAAATGTGGGACGCCCTCATAGAGCATGCAAAGACTTGTGCCCTAAGTGGGAAGCTTTATGTATACTATTCTGATGATTCAAGAAATGTTGGTGTTGTCTTCAATAACATCTATGAGCTGAGTGGCCTTATAGCTAGTGAACAGTATTTTCCAGCAGATTCACTTTCTGACAGCCAGAAG TTATATGTTGATGGTTTGGTAAAGAAAGCATATGACAACTGGAACCTAGTTATAGAGTATGATGGCAAGTCTCTTCTGAACTTCAAGCAAAATAAGAAATCAAGTGCATCCCGGGATGAACTTCCAGTTGGGCCAGTGGATTATCCTAATGCTTTGGATAATCAGCTTTCAGATCCGCCCCGATTACCAGTACCAGTTCCATCTGAGCCATCTCCAGTGGATCCAAACATGCTGATTGGAGGTAAAGTCAACTTATAG
- the LOC113773590 gene encoding F-box protein At5g07610-like, with protein sequence MAYINFVYGLVIMMMSLSSSASTSTSTTASAGASTSVATAEDSTSTTTSAEEVGETEDLLIQILFRLPVKSLLRFKCVSKRWKSIISTPYFSINHTRRNPKPISSSLLMLNDRSLILLSLGNHENNTKADYRIPSFGFFNITADVTMRILGMCNGLMLCFITSAFKEHEYAYCVGNITTKQLRKLPPPSMLASNLIIGMNLAFDPSNSPHFKVICVGQHFMQDAGSCEIEIYSSETDEWKLWNGSFCNPFDILEVFDRGVFCNGAMHWLNFGGDSFYFVLENEVMKIMPMPPMHSDIYTTKRLRFLGQSGGYLHLVDFESNLYHNPPMDIYEMRKDYSGWILKHRFDPNNIAMEFPEMTREIRVNTQYTDDENDTSIHTARYYLCSIMSTRRAPDGESIEVILLLPSRIIAYNPKDNSSRTLLVLKKRVAVQDHKWYDVHQFTETLSWL encoded by the coding sequence ATGGCTTACATAAACTTTGTGTACGGTTTAGTGATCATGATGATGAGCCTGTCCAGCAGTGCTAGTACCAGTACTAGTACCACCGCTAGTGCTGGTGCTAGTACAAGTGTTGCTACTGCTGAAGATAGTACTAGTACCACTACTAGTGCTGAAGAAGTTGGTGAGACTGAAGATTTGCTTATCCAAATTCTCTTCCGTTTGCCGGTGAAATCTCTACTTAGATTCAAATGCGTTTCCAAGAGATGGAAGAGCATTATTTCTACTCCCTACTTCTCCATCAATCACACTCGTAGAAATCCAAAACCCATATCATCCAGCCTGCTGATGCTCAATGATCGATCTTTAATCCTTCTGTCACTTGGGAACCATGAGAATAATACTAAGGCTGATTATCGAATCCCATCATTTGGCTTCTTCAACATCACCGCCGACGTAACCATGAGGATTCTGGGGATGTGCAATGGCTTGATGTTATGTTTCATAACCTCAGCCTTCAAAGAACACGAGTACGCTTATTGTGTTGGCAACATCACAACTAAGCAGCTCAGGAAACTTCCTCCCCCGAGCATGCTCGCGAGCAACCTGATTATCGGTATGAATTTGGCTTTTGATCCATCGAACTCACCTCATTTTAAAGTCATCTGCGTTGGCCAACACTTCATGCAGGACGCTGGAAGTTGTGAAATTGAGATTTACTCATCAGAAACCGACGAATGGAAACTCTGGAATGGCTCCTTCTGCAATCCTTTCGATATTCTGGAAGTTTTTGATCGCGGGGTTTTTTGCAATGGTGCAATGCACTGGCTTAATTTTGGGGGCGACTCATTTTACTTTGTTCTTGAGAACGAGGTCATGAAAATTATGCCAATGCCTCCCATGCATAGCGATATTTATACTACCAAGAGGCTAAGGTTTTTAGGGCAGTCTGGAGGGTACCTACATTTGGTTGATTTTGAATCAAACCTTTATCATAATCCACCGATGGATATATATGAGATGAGGAAGGATTATTCAGGATGGATTTTGAAGCACAGATTTGATCCCAATAACATAGCAATGGAATTCCCAGAAATGACTAGAGAAATCCGGGTGAATACTCAATACACTGATGATGAAAACGACACTAGTATTCATACGGCCAGGTACTATTTGTGCTCAATCATGAGCACTAGAAGGGCTCCAGATGGGGAGAGTATAGAGGTTATACTTCTTCTACCCAGCCGTATTATCGCATACAATCCTAAGGATAACAGCAGCAGGACGCTCCTGGTGTTGAAGAAAAGAGTAGCGGTTCAAGATCACAAGTGGTATGATGTGCATCAGTTCACTGAGACCCTCTCTTGGCTTTAA
- the LOC113775714 gene encoding bifunctional dethiobiotin synthetase/7,8-diamino-pelargonic acid aminotransferase, mitochondrial translates to MLLLATLSRPPVRRRLLPICLLHHRNIHAQPPPAPPPPPTIEYPLSHPIYAIWAANTSLGKTLVSAGLSITFLNSSCSSKSKKFVYLKPVQTGFPEDSDSRFVYCKFSQFSLQNRPKLSVFASNHVINTSFPALKALLGEDSKYGSFGSEKVGHFGGAFENLGWYEETKLEGAENDEAKGVGLCSELICKTIYGWKEPISPHLASEREGARVEDSELLEVLMRGVQSGDEEGGDRNVDVMCVIETAGGVASPGPSGTLQCDLYRPLRLPAILVGDGRLGGISGTISAYESLKLRGYDVVAIVFEDHGLTNEVPLSSYLQNRIPLFVLPPVPQDMSNDLVEWFEKSQTVFSSLKDVMLSAFLRRVRKLHHMRKKACDILWWPFTQHEFVSEGNVTVIDSRCGENFAVHKTSNLETITQQFDACASWWTQGPDANLQIELARIVGYTIGRYGHVMFPENVYEPVLECAELLLEGVGKGWASRTYFSDNGSTAVEIALKMAFRKFLLDRGIHFDQLKVNASERYINLKVLALKGSYHGDTLGAMEAQAPSPYTGVYQQPWYSGRGIFLDPPTVFLCNGIWKLQLPKKIQVENVKMDDFCFNLRDEIFQETRDASLFASIYSSYISKELSHVNSIPYTDIGALIIEPVIHGAGGMEMIDPLFQRILVKECQSRNIPVIFDEVFTGFWRLGVESAAKLLCCQPDISCFAKLMTGGVVPLAVTLASEAVFEAFVGESKLKALLHGHSYSAHAIGCSAAVQSIKWFKNSQRNVNLIPGADLLRELWDTELVHQLSSHPAVKRVVTIGTLCALELRAEGCNAGYASLYATSLLKKIREDGIYTRPLGNVIYLMCGPCTSPQVCSQIMNKLIRRLDEFSEVKNVGACQP, encoded by the exons ATGCTTCTACTTGCAACTTTATCCAGACCACCAGTCCGCCGCCGTTTACTCCCTATATGTCTACTGCACCACCGCAACATCCACGCACAACCACCACCAgcacctcctcctcctcccacTATTGAATACCCTTTGAGTCATCCCATTTACGCCATTTGGGCTGCTAACACTTCACTCGGCAAGACCCTCGTCTCCGCCGGCCTTTCTATCACTTTTCTCAACTCCTCCTGCTCTTCTAAGTCCAAGAAATTTGTCTATCTCAAGCCAGTCCAAACGGGTTTTCCGGAAGACTCTGATTCCCGCTTCGTGTACTGCAAATTCTCTCAGTTTTCCCTCCAGAACCGTCCCAAGTTATCCGTTTTTGCTTCGAATCATGTTATCAATACTTCGTTCCCGGCATTGAAAGCCCTTTTGGGAGAAGACTCCAAATATGGGAGCTTTGGCAGTGAAAAAGTTGGGCACTTTGGGGGTGCCTTTGAGAATTTGGGGTGGTACGAGGAAACGAAATTAGAAGGGGCTGAAAATGATGAAGCAAAGGGGGTGGGGTTGTGTTCTGAATTGATTTGTAAGACAATTTATGGGTGGAAGGAGCCAATTTCGCCTCATTTAGCCTCTGAGAGAGAAGGGGCAAGAGTAGAAGACTCTGAGTTGTTAGAAGTGTTGATGAGGGGTGTGCAAAGTGGGGATGAAGAAGGTGGTGATCGAAATGTAGACGTAATGTGTGTGATTGAGACTGCTGGTGGAGTCGCAAGCCCTGGCCCATCTGGTACTCTACAATGCGATTTATACCG GCCTTTACGGTTGCCGGCCATTTTGGTGGGGGATGGACGGTTAGGTGGTATTTCTGGAACCATTTCAGCTTATGAAAGTTTGAAACTTCGCGGTTATGATGTTGTTGCCATAGTCTTTGAAGACCATGGTCTTACAAATGAGGTGCCATTGTCTTCTTACTTACAAAATAG GATCCCACTGTTTGTGCTTCCACCTGTTCCACAAGATATGTCAAATGACCTGGTTGAATGGTTCGAGAAGTCTCAAACTGTTTTTAGTTCTCTAAAGGACGTAATGTTGTCTGCATTTCTAAGAAGAGTGCGGAAATTACATCACATGAGAAAGAAGGCTTGTGATATTCTGTGGTGGCCTTTCACTCAGCATGAATTTGTATCTGAAGGAAATGTTACTGTTATAGATTCACGCTGTGGGGAGAACTTTGCAGTTCATAAG ACCAGCAACTTGGAAACAATTACTCAACAATTTGATGCTTGTGCAAGCTGGTGGACACAGGGACCTGATGCTAATTTACAG ATTGAGTTGGCAAGGATTGTTGGCTATACTATTGGTCGTTACGGTCATGTAATGTTTCCCGAGAATGTTTACGAGCCAGTTCTTGAATGTGCTGAACTTTTGCTGGAAGGTGTTGGAAAGG GATGGGCTTCTCGAACATATTTCTCAGATAATGGATCAACAGCAGTTGAAATTGCTCTCAAAATGGCATTTAGAAAATTCTTGCTTGACCGTGGAATCCATTTTGACCAGCTTAAAGTCAATGCCTCTGAAAGATATATCAATCTGAAG GTATTAGCTCTCAAAGGATCTTATCATGGTGATACTTTGGGAGCTATGGAAGCACAGGCACCATCTCCTTATACTGGCGTTTACCAGCAACCTTG GTACTCAGGAAGAGGTATTTTTCTCGATCCTCCAACAGTTTTCCTTTGCAATGGCATTTGGAAACTCCAACTTCCCAAGAAGATTCAGGTTGAAAATGTGAAAATGGATGACTTCT GTTTTAACTTGCGTGACGAAATTTTTCAGGAGACCAGAGATGCCTCATTATTTGCCAGTATCTATTCATCATACATTTCAAAGGAGTTATCACATGTTAATTCTATACCATACACTGACATTGGAGCTTTAATCATTGAACCAG TGATACATGGAGCTGGTGGAATGGAAATGATTGATCCCCTATTTCAGCGCATACTTGTTAAAGAATGCCAAAGCCGAAATATTCCCGTTATCTTCGATGAGGTTTTTACTGGATTTTGGCGCCTTGGAGTAGAG TCTGCTGCGAAACTACTCTGCTGTCAGCCAGATATAAGCTGCTTTGCAAAGTTAATGACTGGTGGCGTTGTGCCCTTGGCTGTTACTTTAGCATCAGAGGCTGTTTTTGAAGCATTTGTTGGGGAATCAAAG CTCAAAGCCCTTTTGCATGGGCATTCCTACTCTGCACATGCTATTGGATGTTCTGCTGCTGTTCAGTCCATTAAATGGTTCAAGAATTCCCAAAGGAATGTTAATTTGATACCTGGAGCAGATTTGCTTCGAGAG TTATGGGACACAGAATTGGTTCACCAGTTATCCTCACATCCAGCAGTCAAAAGAGTAGTTACAATCGGGACTCTGTGTGCCCTGGAACTCAGAGCTGAAGGCTGTAATGCTGg GTATGCATCGTTGTATGCAACTTCTCTTCTCAAGAAGATTCGCGAGGATGGCATTTATACGAGACCTCTGGGAAATGTCATATATCTCATGTGCGGACCTTGCACTTCTCCTCAAGTCTGCAGCCAAATAATGAATAAACTTATTAGAAGGCTTGACGAATTCAGCGAAGTGAAGAACGTTGGGGCCTGTCAACCTTAG
- the LOC113776340 gene encoding FGGY carbohydrate kinase domain-containing protein isoform X1 has product MSGPRHSYSDTTPLLKQHHHDDDHHHHHRFSSHPAAIEMTTPPPPRRSVYLGVDVGTGSARAGLFDGDGKLLGSASSPIQIWKEGDCIEQSSTDIWLAVCTAVKAACSLANVAGEEVTSLGFAATCSLVAVDSDGEPVSVSWSGDTRRNIIVWMDHRAVKQAERINSSNSPVLQYCGGAVFPEMEPPKLLWVKDNLKESWSMAFRWMDLSDWLSYKATGDDTRSLCSTVCKWTYLGHAHMHQASEEDSRDMEACGWDDQFWEEIGLGDLVDGHHAKIGRSVAFPGHALGCGLTPDSAKELGLLAGTPVGTSMIDAHAGGVGVMESKAGSDPESKETDVEAICRRMVLVCGTSTCHMAVSHTKLFIPGVWGPFWSGMVPEYWLTEGGQSATGALLDYVIENHVASPHLVKSAASRRISIFELLNEILETMRHELGSPFLAALTNDTHVLPDFHGNRSPIADPKSKGMLCGLTLDTSEKQLALLYLATVQAIAYGTRHIVEHCNAHGHKVDTLLACGGLAKNPLYIQEHADIIGYPIILPRENESVLLGAAILGAVASKKYTTIRHAMKALNAAGQVVYPSQDPKVKNYHNAKYHIFRGLYEQQLEHRSIMAKALA; this is encoded by the exons ATGTCTGGCCCAAGACATTCATATTCTGATACCACACCACTCTTAAAACAACATCATCACGACGACGACcatcaccaccaccaccgcTTCTCTTCTCATCCTGCCGCCATCGAAATGACCACACCTCCTCCGCCTCGCCGCTCAGTCTACCTTGGCGTCGATGTTGGCACCGGGAGTGCTCGCGCAG GACTCTTCGACGGGGATGGCAAACTTTTGGGTTCTGCCAGTAGCCCAATTCAGATTTGGAAAGAAGGTGACTGCATCGAG CAATCTTCAACTGATATTTGGCTTGCCGTCTGCACTGCTGTAAAAGCAGCATGCTCCCTTGCAAATGTTGCCGGGGAAGAAGTAACAAGTTTGGGATTTGCTGCCACTTGTTCCCTTG TTGCTGTGGATTCTGATGGTGAGCCGGTATCAGTTTCTTGGAGTGGTGATACTAGGAGGAATATCATAGTTTGGATGGACCATAGAGCAGTAAAGCAAGCTGAACGGATAAATTCCTCCAACTCACCTGTTTTGCAGTATTGTGGTGGAGCTGTATTTCCAGAAATGGAACCACCAAAG CTTTTGTGGGTGAAAGATAATCTGAAAGAATCTTGGTCAATGGCATTTCGTTGGATGGACCTTAGTGATTGGTTGTCTTATAA AGCAACAGGAGATGACACTAGGAGCTTGTGCTCTACTGTTTGCAAATGGACCTATCTGGGTCATGCACACATGCATCAAGCCTCTGAAGAAGACTCTCGGGACATGGAAGCTTGTGGATGGGATGATCAATTCTGGGAGGAGATTGGTTTAGGTGATCTTGTTGATGGCCATCATGCCAAGATAG GACGGAGTGTAGCTTTCCCTGGTCATGCTCTGGGTTGTGGTTTAACACCAGATTCTGCAAAG GAATTGGGCCTTCTGGCTGGGACACCTGTGGGTACTTCAATGATAGATGCCCATGCTGGTGGTGTTGGTGTGATGGAAAGCAAGGCTGGTTCAGATCCTGAATCAAAAG AGACTGATGTGGAAGCTATATGTCGTCGCATGGTGTTAGTATGTGGAACATCCACTTGCCATATGGCAGTGTCACATACAAAACTGTTCATTCCAGGAGTCTGGGGACCATTTTGGTCTG GTATGGTGCCTGAGTATTGGCTCACTGAGGGCGGCCAGAGTGCCACAGGGGCATTATTGGATTATGTAATTGAAAATCATGTTGCCTCACCCCACCTTGTAAAATCTGCCGCTTCACGAA GAATCTCAATTTTCGAGCTGTTGAATGAGATACTGGAGACAATGAGGCATGAGCTGGGTTCTCCATTTCTTGCTGCTTTGACTAATGATACACATGTTCTTCCCGACTTTCATGGTAACAG ATCTCCCATTGCAGACCCTAAATCGAAAGGAATGCTGTGTGGCTTAACTCTTGACACTAGTGAAAAACAACTAGCTCTTCTATACCTTGCCACAGTACAAGCTATTGCATATGGCACACGTCACATTGTAGAGCACTGCAATGCCCATGGACACAAA GTTGATACATTGCTCGCTTGTGGAGGACTTGCAAAGAACCCGCTTTATATCCAAGAACATGCAGATATAATcg GTTATCCTATAATTTTACCACGGGAAAATGAATCAGTGCTTTTGGGAGCTGCAATTCTGGGGGCTGTTGCCTCGAAGAAATACACTACAATCCGACACGCGATGAAGGCATTGAATGCAGCTGGTCAG GTTGTCTACCCTTCCCAAGATCCTAAGGTGAAGAATTACCATAATGCTAAATATCATATCTTCCGTGGACTTTATGAGCAACAACTGGAGCATCGTTCAATCATGGCTAAAGCTTTAGCATAG
- the LOC113776340 gene encoding FGGY carbohydrate kinase domain-containing protein isoform X2: protein MDHRAVKQAERINSSNSPVLQYCGGAVFPEMEPPKLLWVKDNLKESWSMAFRWMDLSDWLSYKATGDDTRSLCSTVCKWTYLGHAHMHQASEEDSRDMEACGWDDQFWEEIGLGDLVDGHHAKIGRSVAFPGHALGCGLTPDSAKELGLLAGTPVGTSMIDAHAGGVGVMESKAGSDPESKETDVEAICRRMVLVCGTSTCHMAVSHTKLFIPGVWGPFWSGMVPEYWLTEGGQSATGALLDYVIENHVASPHLVKSAASRRISIFELLNEILETMRHELGSPFLAALTNDTHVLPDFHGNRSPIADPKSKGMLCGLTLDTSEKQLALLYLATVQAIAYGTRHIVEHCNAHGHKVDTLLACGGLAKNPLYIQEHADIIGYPIILPRENESVLLGAAILGAVASKKYTTIRHAMKALNAAGQVVYPSQDPKVKNYHNAKYHIFRGLYEQQLEHRSIMAKALA, encoded by the exons ATGGACCATAGAGCAGTAAAGCAAGCTGAACGGATAAATTCCTCCAACTCACCTGTTTTGCAGTATTGTGGTGGAGCTGTATTTCCAGAAATGGAACCACCAAAG CTTTTGTGGGTGAAAGATAATCTGAAAGAATCTTGGTCAATGGCATTTCGTTGGATGGACCTTAGTGATTGGTTGTCTTATAA AGCAACAGGAGATGACACTAGGAGCTTGTGCTCTACTGTTTGCAAATGGACCTATCTGGGTCATGCACACATGCATCAAGCCTCTGAAGAAGACTCTCGGGACATGGAAGCTTGTGGATGGGATGATCAATTCTGGGAGGAGATTGGTTTAGGTGATCTTGTTGATGGCCATCATGCCAAGATAG GACGGAGTGTAGCTTTCCCTGGTCATGCTCTGGGTTGTGGTTTAACACCAGATTCTGCAAAG GAATTGGGCCTTCTGGCTGGGACACCTGTGGGTACTTCAATGATAGATGCCCATGCTGGTGGTGTTGGTGTGATGGAAAGCAAGGCTGGTTCAGATCCTGAATCAAAAG AGACTGATGTGGAAGCTATATGTCGTCGCATGGTGTTAGTATGTGGAACATCCACTTGCCATATGGCAGTGTCACATACAAAACTGTTCATTCCAGGAGTCTGGGGACCATTTTGGTCTG GTATGGTGCCTGAGTATTGGCTCACTGAGGGCGGCCAGAGTGCCACAGGGGCATTATTGGATTATGTAATTGAAAATCATGTTGCCTCACCCCACCTTGTAAAATCTGCCGCTTCACGAA GAATCTCAATTTTCGAGCTGTTGAATGAGATACTGGAGACAATGAGGCATGAGCTGGGTTCTCCATTTCTTGCTGCTTTGACTAATGATACACATGTTCTTCCCGACTTTCATGGTAACAG ATCTCCCATTGCAGACCCTAAATCGAAAGGAATGCTGTGTGGCTTAACTCTTGACACTAGTGAAAAACAACTAGCTCTTCTATACCTTGCCACAGTACAAGCTATTGCATATGGCACACGTCACATTGTAGAGCACTGCAATGCCCATGGACACAAA GTTGATACATTGCTCGCTTGTGGAGGACTTGCAAAGAACCCGCTTTATATCCAAGAACATGCAGATATAATcg GTTATCCTATAATTTTACCACGGGAAAATGAATCAGTGCTTTTGGGAGCTGCAATTCTGGGGGCTGTTGCCTCGAAGAAATACACTACAATCCGACACGCGATGAAGGCATTGAATGCAGCTGGTCAG GTTGTCTACCCTTCCCAAGATCCTAAGGTGAAGAATTACCATAATGCTAAATATCATATCTTCCGTGGACTTTATGAGCAACAACTGGAGCATCGTTCAATCATGGCTAAAGCTTTAGCATAG